Below is a window of Pochonia chlamydosporia 170 chromosome 7, whole genome shotgun sequence DNA.
GCGAATATTTGCGTGAGACCCAGGCCCGCCGGTCCCTGAACTGGAAGCCCAGGAATAAATGTCTTCTTGGCAGATCGCAAGACCGAGCCCGGAGCAGCGGGAGACGTTGTGCTTCCAGCTGCGGGTGTCATTTGACTGGCAACCTTGGCAGGTTTGGGAGTAGCATCTACTCCATTTTCGCCTTCGTCATCTGAGAGCACCGCGGTCTTGTTTCGTACTCGTCGTTGTCTCAAGACCGGTTGCTCTACTTCATCCGCATCACTCCCATCCTTAGCAGCCGACTCAGCGTCAGACCCAGAGGACTCAGGCTCTTCCTCGAATAGAGGATTGCCGCCGCTCTCATCCTCTTGAACgtcctcggcctcctcgtcctcagaCCCCGACAGTTCCACATCTGACGcttcctcatcaccttccTCCGCTGGATCTTGATACTCTTCGTCCTCACTGTCATCCCAGGCCAGGGGATCGACTTCACCGTTCTCCTTCAGTTGTCGCTTAGCTTCGtccctctcctcctccataATCTTCTGTGCCTCCTCGCGTGCTCTGGCCACAATATCTTCAACCTCTTGTTCTTGCCTCTCTCGCTCCTCGGCAGTCTGGATAACGATTCCCTGTCCCTTGAGAATCTCAAGTCGGCGGTCGCGCTCCAACTTGGCCTGTTGGCGTGCCTTGATTTGCAAATAAGCCTGTAGCTCACCAGGTGTCATCTTGGACGGGTCCTTTCTTCCGCGACGCTCCTTACCAggagacttgacttgtgcCAAAGCGCGGAAGATTTGTAGCGATTGTACCTCGCCAGACTTCTTGCAAGGTACATTCGCAAAAAGCGCGTcaatcttgtccttggctgTAGTCGTAATTTCGAGGTCGTCATCAGAGTCGAGCGCAGCCAAGTGTGACGTCAAGGCAGGTATTCGAACTCGTACCCTTCGCCTAGgcttttgttcttgttcaGCCTCAACACTTGGCTCTGTGATTCCTATCTCCTTTGCAACGTCTGGTTGGACCGCCCCTTCACCATCGTTCGTTGCAGCTGTCACATTCTCAGTAGTAACCTTCTCTTGCTTGTCAACTGGCGGCGAGCTCGGCGGTGTatcgccatcacccatctCAACATCAGACTGCGGCGTCGTAGGTCGACTGGAGCTATGAGCAACAGGCATCGCATCCTCTACTCCACCAACAGGCTTGTAGTTAAACCGCTCGAAAAGACTGGCTTTAGAaatcttcttcctcgtcttggCCTCATGAGCAAGCTGCATGCTTCTCGCCATGCGCTGCGTCTCCCGGTTCATCTCCTCAATTGCCTTCCTGCTAGCCTTTCTCGTAGGTCTAGCTTCCTGTGTAAGTCGTCTGCCGCCCTCGTCGTCCGTAATtccatcgacatcatcatccgaGACGAACTGTTCCATCTCAGATGCCAGCTTTTCCTGCTGAGCATGTCTTTCAGCCCTGcgagcttcttcagcagcttctcgtGCAAGTCGCTCCTGTCTCTTCCGTTCAACAAGGGCCTTGAAACGATCAGACTTCAAGGCAGGCAAATCATTATCTGAGTCCTCATTGTCCGCCACACTCTTCGCTGGTGATGGACGCATTGGAGACGAAACAAACAACCCAGGACTATCCGATCGAGGTGCCCTCTCCGCAGTATCCGATTCGTCATCAATCGGAGCACGTCGCTTCAAGCGTCTCGGCGCAACAGGAAgttcttcgtcctcgtcatcccCATTCGACGCCTTCTCATCCTGCTCCGCCTCCTCGCGTTGCAGCAACTTTCGTACGCGTTCCCGCGCAGTCTCCGGTGCAGATTGAGGACTCTGTGAGGCGGTATTCTTGTTTTGTCCGCCCTGCATTCGAGAGGCGAGTTTCCCTCTCGGTCGAATGGCGATATCTGACTCGTCTGACCCGTCATCTAGTGCTGATCGAGGGCTCTGTGTCTTGCGAGGTAATTGAGAAATAAGGGATGATtttgtcgtcttcgtcctcctGCCGGATTGTGATGCGTCGTCATCGCTGCTCTCTACCGTCGCCAGTAGAGCTTTGATTTTGGAACGCGGCGTCAAAGGCTCTGGTGAGCCACCGCGCGAGGCGGGAGAGGAAgctcttgatgaagccattgccgtATAGCAATGACGTGGATTATTCGCCTAATCGATGTTGTAAGAAAGGTTGGTTAAATCATCAAAACTAAAGGCAAAAGAGATGCAATGATATTCAAATTGAGTAATACGAGTGTATGCTGGAAATGTATTGTGTAAAATAATCACAGTCAACGAGGTGGCCGTGTTTAAGTGAAATGAGTGGGGAGCTccagacagacagacgcGACGCGGTTTCGGTGGCGCGACCATTGCGGGTCCTCCCGCGTTTTTTAATGGACCAGCCACACTTGGCCTCTGAATGCACCTACAGTAGACAGCCTATGCCACACAAACTCACCACCACACGAAATTGTGCATACCaattgtcaacattgaagtcaagtacggagtattgcAGTCAAGACTAATCAGTATCCGCATGGATATACTGCCATTGCCACGATGCTCTCTGCTCTAGCAGCAACTTTTGCGCTACCAGAGATTCTTACACAATATAATATTCTTACGTATTTGACACGGCCTGTTCAACATCACGAAATAGTTACTCCTTGATTGGCGAGACAACTTTTGTCTATTCAGGCACTTCAGTACAGTTGCCCGTAGTCTCTACCTATTTTTTGTAATTCTATTTTACCAGTTTTTTTGTCCTTTTATTTCtgtttccttgttcaaacaCCTGCCCATCCCATGTCAATGTTCATCAGTAATTAAAAGAGCTTGTGCTCAAGAGTCATGTCCGACTCAGGCTGGAGACCAACGCAGGCACGGAAGATGTTGGTCAGGGCAGCGCGCTGCTTAGCAAGAGCGTTGACAACGGGAGTGCCAGGAGGCGTCAGAGGAGCTTTGAGCATGTAGCTAAGAACACTGAGGACGCTGTGGAAGTTCTTGTAGCCCTCGGCAGAAGTGGAATCCTTCCACTGAATACGCGTCATCATCTCAGCAATGACGACAAGGTCAATGATGAGGGGAGAAGCAAGAAGAGAGTCCTCGCAGATGTTGAACAGGCTGGAGAATTATTAGTTACCAGGTTCTAGCAGACATAAAATGGAATCAAACGTGAGGTACTTACGAAATAGTCTGATGACCACCCAAGAAAATCTCAGCGTAGTACTCGTCGAGGGCACGCTTGTTGTCAGCGACAGCAGGCATGTACTTGATGACAACGCAGTGGTCAGGGTGCTCGCCCTTCTTGTACAGAACGGTGTTGGCCTCAACCATGTCGTCAACAACATTGGACTTGGAAATCTCCTTGGAGCGGAACTGCTTCTGGGAGCTCAAGTTCTTGCCGTCATTGTTACCCAAGTGGTTGTAACTGGCAATCGAGGTCAACTTGATACCAGCGTTGATGAGGAAATCAACGAGGGCCGACTTCATCTTGGTCTGGCCAGACTTgaagtcatcaccaccaatAAAGGCGTTGTGCTTCTCAGCCAGCTGGATGGCACCAGGAACAAAAGTGTTTTGAGGAGAGCCGTTGATGAAAGGCGTGTTCTCAAGGATAGCCGCCACGGCAAAGACGGTCGAAGGGGAAACCTCCTCATGTCCCTGCTCAATAGCCTTGAGCAGATTGTCAGCAGTGTCGTTGACGCCTGGGATAATGTCGGCATAACGCTCAGTGTTGGCAGTCCACATGATAATGACCTTGTCAAGGCTgttcttggccttgaagTCACGGATATCCTGGCGGAGCTTCTCAACGTGGGCATTGCAAGCCTTGGTGCCTTCGAGGACATTGTCGGCACGGTCTTCCTGGTTGGCAGCAATGAAGTCAGGGTAGTAGATGGAAGGAAGGGGGACCATCTCGTTCATCTCCTTCTTGACGAGAGACTTCAAGGTGGGCTCAAGGACCTGAGCGCGGTCCATGGCCTGAGCCAAGTTCATCTTGCTGATGTCCCAGCCGCCAATAACAAGGTCATTGGGGTGGACCATGGGTAGGACATTGTGGAAGGGAATGTTGATGTCGGCATTGGTCTTAGCATCAGATCCGAGCTTCATGGTGGAAGCCATGACGACGGAGCCGTAGTAGTTGGCCTCGCGGTGGCCTTCCTTGGTCTCCCAGGTGAGGTTGCGGCGGTTGGCGAGAATACCAGCAGTGACAGTGGTACCATTGTTGCCGCCCCAGCCGACCAACATCATGCCGACCTTGGGAACCTTGCGGTCGACCTTGAAGTCATACTGGGTCTCCTTGGGAGTAGCAACAAAGTTGCCATTGGCGTCAGTCTCGACGCTGGTAGTACGGTAGGTGTACTTGGATTTGATCTCGGCGTCAGTGTAGGTGACATTGGGAGAGTTGACGACGAAAGTGGTGGgggaagcagcagcagtgcCGTTGGCGGGAACCGCCCCGTTCGTAGAGCCCGGAGTAACTTGCGCGTGGGGAGCCATATTGACAAGTGGGATTGGCGCGAAAGTAAATAGTTGGTCAGACAGAGAAGATTGTATGCTTGGATATCAAGTTTCTGTCTTTACTGGGTCTCGACTGAGTCCGATGCTCCTCCAGAATCGGCTGAGCAACGGGCTCCTGCGAACGGGTGGTGAATCCTGTTTCGACCGGTCAGCGTGGGCTGTTTGACGGGCAGATGGCGAACGGAAAGCCATATTATAGTCAACTTACGAGTTGAGGAGATTGGAAAACGTCTTGACGACTGTGTGATCGAGGTTCAATGCCTCGATCTGCGAAGATTtgagtggtgttggtggGTGTTGTTTTTTACGTGGCTCGACGGAACCAAAGTTGAATCAACCGCGAGATTCTGCAAAGAGACAGAAGTATCGGGCAAGGAGACTGtatgttttgtttttggtgaAGACAAGATTTGActgaagtggttgaagaggaaagaaaaaggaggCGGGAGACGGACTAGCAGGAGGTGGACCTGATATACTACTGCCTGGTGCAGTAGCAAAGACGAGTTTCTGCCCGCCCAGTCGAATTCTCGTGGAGGCCCGCGGCCATCAAATCTGCGCGGTATCTTTGGTGGTGGGACTTGAACATCAAATGCATGCAAGTCCATTTCTGCAAGGCCAGGTGCAGACCGGAGAGGGCGGTGAGGGGCATATTGGCGCGCCATTGGTGCCAGCTTGTTTTCTCAAGGCCGCCTTTGGTGGGGTGATTTGGGTGattggcaccagaccaaagccGCCATGCGCTAGCTGCGAACAGCGGAGCACTGGTGCAGGACGAGCTGCAGCTGTGGCTTCGATGGGGCTGCCCGTCGTCGACTGGTCCATCACCTGCCTGCCACCTGCCTGCCACCTGCCTGCCACTTGCCTAGGCACCAATTTGAATCAGACAGAGGAAAAGGGCCCTGGAATTTGATGCGGGCGGACCCCCAAAATTTTGCATATGATTGCTGGGCCAAAACCTCACTGATTGATTGCTGCATTGTCTGCAGCTCGGATGTGGCGGGAGACAGGCACACGACCACATCGGACAGGACAAACTATTCCCAACAAATGCCCATTGAGACTACTCCGTCCTCCGAGCCAGGCCCCGTTAATCTTCTCCGTGCAATTCTTAGCTGGCAacgtcatcaacacccatggcaacattgaagtcgaGTCCATAAGTTATTGGATCTAGTGCTCGCTCGCTTGGACAAATGAGGGGCGGGCAACTCGTCCGCCGTttccgttcaatgttctcttcCATCCCCTCCAAGtaaccacaccagacaacattgaaagccatCCGGGTTCCATCTGAACAATGCCGCAGAGAAGCCAACACCTTCGTTCGGGCTGGAATGTTACTCCTGTATCATATAATCCTAGTATAGTCGCATCTTTTGTCGAATTGGAGACCGTTTATGCCCGCACAAGACAGCTTTGTCAAACCATCCGCCTACACGCAACACATGGAGGGGCAGCTTAACAGTGGGTGACTTGGCGGGcggccatcatcaaccaagcaaGGATGTCATCGGACTTTGAGAGCAAACCGTCATTCCGCAGCCGCTCAACAGCGAGGGTCAATCCAGGACATGATAGGGGAAAACGGCTCAATTTGGACTCGGTCTCGAGAACGCTGAGCTGTGGGCCGGCGCCAGCCCTGCCTCACCCGATAGAAGCCACATCCACTTCCACACAACGAAACCAGTCTCAGGGACCAGCGCAGTGGACAAATTGTATCCTTCTATCCCGTGCTAGTTTACCATTTCACTGTCACTGCATTAGTGCAGCATGATTTATCATACCGGGTGAATGCAACTCTCGCGGCACAAAGTGCAACAATGTCCAAGATATGCACCCTTCCTCGCCTGATGAGGTAGGAGGTCTTGTGTGAACGCCAAGACTGCCATAACCACGGCGATCAACAGTCATATGTCTCATGGTGGGTTGAGCAACTGTCCCAACTTCATATCTCTTTGGTAATTGAATTTATAAGGCCGTCGCCCATTCGTCCAGTGTTCTCGTTCACATCAAGCTGGCATTGTGTGACCGCAAAATGCACAATACGTGTGATAGGTGCAAGGATAATTCGATGCGACGTCGAAGTGGCAGATCGATCGCCAATTTATCTGGCCCGTGTTTCTTCGCAGTTCAGATGAAGCGTCGCTCGGCTCTTGCAAACCATGGCGTTGGCAATCTGATGACAGCCAGGTTGATCTGAGAACTCTATGTGCAAGACAAGCCCAGTTTTGCTTTGCTCCGTGTGAATCGGAATCAGAATTGAAACACGCAAAACACTTGACAAGTTGTAAATAAAAAGCACATTTTGCCGTGTTCACTGGGACCTGTTGTGGTCAATACTAGTGTTCATTTCCAGTCTAGGCCGGCAATCTGGACCAGGTGGGACGTGGTCAGCCTCCAAATACTTGAACAGGACGTCTAGGACATTGCTACTGCATATCCCCGAGAAGCACAGTCCACCAAGAACGTAAAGTCCAAGAAGTTTCTACTTGTTTGTAGGCATGCTTTTTGTCGCTCGCAAAGCTCCCACAATGGTTAATGGGAGTAATGTTGGCACTTGATCATGAGTagtactgtacggagtagtacATGCACTTGTTAGAATCGGCGAACCCTTCCTCGGGCTTTATGATGCGAATTTGTTGTCTACCGCAGTTGGCTGGACAAATCAACCCCTTACTCCGTTTGCGTGGTCGCCATTAGCAAATCTTGCCATGTGGCATTTGACACGAAAGCTGTGAAGTGGTAAGACATTACCTCCTTGTGTATCAAGACGCCACGCGAACTGAGAAGAGTATCATTTAACCTGTTTGAGATCCTAGGctcgaaaaaaaaaaaaaaaaaaaaaaacaagtGCTGTTAAGAGGCGTCGTTTCTTGTTGGGGTACAGGAGATGAAGATCAAACCCACGAATCGATGGAAGTAGCGTAAATTCCCATCGGCCAGTCGTTTTACAACCTCTCTAAACACTCGTGTCGTGTCTTGCGAGATTCGCCCAGTGCGATCGCATACACATTCGATATGGCATGTGGTTATCAATGAGAAAATTTCTAATGGCTTCCAGGCTCTACAGAGTACAGAGCATGAAATCACTGATGTACTCCGCAGTTCTGTAAATACAGAACCGGCAGGACTGCAACATCATCTGTTACCCATGACTCAGGCACATATGTCATTGGTCTGGTAACCTGGATAGCTTCAATTTCCCACCCTTTCGCCCGAACCCAGCGGAACAAGTGGGTTGATCGACCTGAAGATCGTGGAGGTCGGGGTCATAATGGTAGTTCTGGGGTACCCTAGAAGAAGCAGGGTCAAGCAGCTTTCAAACCATTCTGGTCGATGCTAGTGTCAGCCCAAGCTCTCGGGCGGCTTTGGGACTTTGAGGATAAGTCCAAGATACGATTTGATGTCAGTTCCTAAATGTACTGGCAGGAACCCTCGGAACGACGTTCGTTCGGTTGTCATCGTGAGGTACCAGCGCTCGTTGTGCCATCCGACAAAATAGTCGAGGTTTCTAAGGCAACTCGGCATGTTTCACGAAACAGAGAGGCAGTCGCTGAACACACCAAGAAATGAGACAGCGTGTAGCTCAAACCATTACTTTGGTATCCTGGCGTTGGTTCAAGCTAGCCATGACACTGAACACATTGTTAGACAGACATGCGTCATGCTCACATTAAGCGTTGTCGTTCGTGATAACAAACGTCCCACCTTGACTCCTGCCTTGACGTTGACCATAGATATCGTCTTTCATCGAATCCACAGACAGCGTGATTACAGAATGTGTCGAGGGCCTTCCCATGATGCTCGGGGTTCAGAAATTGCAACGCTTGAATGATGCAATAGCATAACATTCCTAAATGGAGGTAGGTGATCGAGAACTGTATCCTTCAGAAGATCATGGCTGGATGCACCACGCGTTGGCACGAACACGAGCCATTGGTCCGGCGTGACATGTTACTTATCCAGCATTGTCTGTTCGTCGTCCCCCAATGTCAGCAATTACACAGGATGTCGGACCCAAAGCTAACACCGGCGTTATCATGGCAGCGTACCTAAGTCGCAGTCCAGTTTGAGCGAAGCTTCAGTACGAAATGATGATCAACCAGTCATTGCGACACGTTAAATCTATGAGCACCATGAACGTCTTGGACAATAAAGAGCTGGATAGCCTAT
It encodes the following:
- a CDS encoding DNA replication checkpoint mediator (similar to Cordyceps militaris CM01 XP_006673611.1), which translates into the protein MASSRASSPASRGGSPEPLTPRSKIKALLATVESSDDDASQSGRRTKTTKSSLISQLPRKTQSPRSALDDGSDESDIAIRPRGKLASRMQGGQNKNTASQSPQSAPETARERVRKLLQREEAEQDEKASNGDDEDEELPVAPRRLKRRAPIDDESDTAERAPRSDSPGLFVSSPMRPSPAKSVADNEDSDNDLPALKSDRFKALVERKRQERLAREAAEEARRAERHAQQEKLASEMEQFVSDDDVDGITDDEGGRRLTQEARPTRKASRKAIEEMNRETQRMARSMQLAHEAKTRKKISKASLFERFNYKPVGGVEDAMPVAHSSSRPTTPQSDVEMGDGDTPPSSPPVDKQEKVTTENVTAATNDGEGAVQPDVAKEIGITEPSVEAEQEQKPRRRVRVRIPALTSHLAALDSDDDLEITTTAKDKIDALFANVPCKKSGEVQSLQIFRALAQVKSPGKERRGRKDPSKMTPGELQAYLQIKARQQAKLERDRRLEILKGQGIVIQTAEERERQEQEVEDIVARAREEAQKIMEEERDEAKRQLKENGEVDPLAWDDSEDEEYQDPAEEGDEEASDVELSGSEDEEAEDVQEDESGGNPLFEEEPESSGSDAESAAKDGSDADEVEQPVLRQRRVRNKTAVLSDDEGENGVDATPKPAKVASQMTPAAGSTTSPAAPGSVLRSAKKTFIPGLPVQGPAGLGLTQIFAGTMDSQMSGSAAGPTQSMMPDFDHFPDSNFSATADEPVEEMIIDSQREETQGVQFNLSQSQMHGLGTLMANGVQTQMSETIELSQDAGLQQHTPLRDRFVEPPYSTVETVVPERQNEDTVQESPLVRRGRLRRRMDMSIAETVIPEASEPSTQDNAFKAMAEAAKKEKKLRLTEDFDRKKSKAKEMIEEQAEESEDEYAGLGGADGEDSDNESNGSVEEMIDDAAGNDNDERKLAAFYADRERAHDEQQVEKLFKDITTGMLRRKRGADFDLSDSDDDGEARKRMKRRQFAKMQKALFADERVKKIAENPGNQHSCEPLKTAAATTRLISWMSWTRRLKRIQLLKTTTRSNIPLPPFQTASPHNCNRYREVRETLSNLLDEPHGSIIPATEAGSDSEDEEYSRSDKENQNHGVVDRITLKRNASSASSTVRMAFTTQTSSSFKVPALLRRATTNSTLMSGSSGSAMSSAGGFGEEAKIKKGAGKKSGIGGFARNEPANKVQESERRRQERRVKGAKGRIGMVGGILGRGSFE
- a CDS encoding inositol-3-phosphate synthase (similar to Aspergillus terreus NIH2624 XP_001216758.1) translates to MAPHAQVTPGSTNGAVPANGTAAASPTTFVVNSPNVTYTDAEIKSKYTYRTTSVETDANGNFVATPKETQYDFKVDRKVPKVGMMLVGWGGNNGTTVTAGILANRRNLTWETKEGHREANYYGSVVMASTMKLGSDAKTNADINIPFHNVLPMVHPNDLVIGGWDISKMNLAQAMDRAQVLEPTLKSLVKKEMNEMVPLPSIYYPDFIAANQEDRADNVLEGTKACNAHVEKLRQDIRDFKAKNSLDKVIIMWTANTERYADIIPGVNDTADNLLKAIEQGHEEVSPSTVFAVAAILENTPFINGSPQNTFVPGAIQLAEKHNAFIGGDDFKSGQTKMKSALVDFLINAGIKLTSIASYNHLGNNDGKNLSSQKQFRSKEISKSNVVDDMVEANTVLYKKGEHPDHCVVIKYMPAVADNKRALDEYYAEIFLGGHQTISLFNICEDSLLASPLIIDLVVIAEMMTRIQWKDSTSAEGYKNFHSVLSVLSYMLKAPLTPPGTPVVNALAKQRAALTNIFRACVGLQPESDMTLEHKLF